In Pseudomonas fluorescens, a genomic segment contains:
- a CDS encoding NAD(P)-dependent alcohol dehydrogenase, with protein MAKTYSYAAQNAKDALKPFTFERRAPGADDVQIDILYCGVCHSDLHTVRNEWNNTLYPSVPGHEIVGRVTAVGGNVSKFKVGDLAGVGCMVDSCQHCASCAEGEEQYCENGFTGTYNGPVFGGENTFGGYSDNIVVKEKFVLRISHDDTNLAAVAPLLCAGITTYSPLHHWKVGPGKKVGVVGLGGLGHMAVKIAHAMGAHVTVFTTSPNKREDGLRLGADQVVVSKNPDEMAKVANSLDFILNTVAAPHNLDAFLNLLKRDGTMTLVGAPDSPHPSPTVFNLIFKRRSLAGSLIGGIQETQDMLDFCARHEIVSDIEMIDIQGINEAYERMLKGDVKYRFVIDMDSLKKESHAA; from the coding sequence ATGGCCAAGACATACAGTTACGCCGCCCAGAACGCCAAGGATGCCCTCAAGCCCTTTACTTTCGAGCGCCGCGCGCCGGGGGCGGATGACGTACAGATCGACATTCTCTACTGCGGCGTGTGCCACTCCGACCTGCACACCGTGCGCAACGAGTGGAACAACACCCTTTACCCTTCGGTGCCCGGCCATGAAATCGTCGGCCGCGTGACGGCGGTGGGTGGCAATGTGAGCAAGTTCAAGGTCGGCGACCTCGCCGGTGTCGGCTGCATGGTCGACAGCTGCCAGCACTGCGCCTCTTGCGCCGAGGGCGAGGAGCAATATTGCGAGAACGGTTTTACCGGCACCTACAACGGCCCGGTGTTTGGCGGGGAGAACACCTTCGGGGGCTACTCGGACAATATCGTGGTCAAGGAGAAGTTCGTGCTGCGTATCTCCCACGATGACACTAATCTGGCGGCCGTGGCGCCGCTGCTGTGCGCCGGCATCACCACCTATTCGCCGCTGCATCACTGGAAGGTCGGTCCCGGCAAGAAAGTCGGCGTGGTCGGCCTCGGGGGCCTGGGGCATATGGCGGTGAAGATTGCCCACGCCATGGGCGCCCATGTCACCGTGTTCACCACCTCGCCGAACAAGCGCGAAGACGGCCTGCGCCTCGGTGCCGATCAGGTGGTGGTGTCGAAGAACCCGGACGAAATGGCCAAGGTCGCCAACAGCCTGGACTTCATCCTCAACACCGTCGCCGCGCCGCACAACCTCGACGCCTTCCTCAACCTGCTCAAGCGCGACGGCACCATGACCCTGGTCGGCGCCCCCGACAGCCCGCACCCGTCGCCTACGGTGTTCAACCTGATCTTCAAGCGCCGCAGCCTGGCCGGTTCGTTGATCGGCGGCATCCAGGAAACCCAGGACATGCTGGATTTCTGCGCCAGGCACGAGATTGTCTCGGACATCGAGATGATCGATATCCAGGGCATCAACGAGGCGTATGAGCGCATGCTCAAGGGCGATGTGAAGTATCGGTTCGTGATCGATATGGACAGCTTGAAAAAGGAAAGCCACGCGGCCTGA
- a CDS encoding FecR family protein, with the protein MNIFSFSTARETPASPLHDEARDWLVLLTSGRATVADAKALKAWCAQSPEHAQAFEQAKTLWQRLGAAAEQAERPRHFGRRAFLGGAIAASAAVVMVNVGVPGGFAGLTADYRTEVGEQRQVLLSEGVSLELNTQTRISRVGQGIELLEGEVEVLADVAQPLKVQAGQGWLSAAQARFNVRHTDRNVCVTCIEGWLSVDVAGRNVRLESGRQLTYGAAGMGEVTSVDAHAVVAWREQVLVFNNATLATVVDEINRYRPGMLVLLNKELGKRRVQARFSLQQLAGVALLIRDAYGARCTELPGGVVLLS; encoded by the coding sequence TTGAATATTTTTAGCTTCTCCACCGCCCGGGAAACACCCGCCAGCCCACTGCACGACGAAGCCCGCGACTGGCTGGTCCTGTTGACCTCGGGCCGCGCTACCGTGGCCGATGCCAAGGCCCTGAAAGCGTGGTGCGCCCAAAGCCCGGAACATGCCCAGGCGTTCGAACAGGCCAAGACGCTGTGGCAGCGTTTGGGCGCAGCGGCCGAACAGGCCGAGCGCCCGCGTCATTTTGGCCGGCGTGCCTTCCTCGGCGGCGCGATTGCAGCGTCGGCGGCGGTGGTGATGGTCAACGTCGGTGTGCCGGGCGGGTTTGCCGGGTTGACCGCCGACTACCGAACCGAGGTCGGCGAACAGCGCCAGGTGTTATTGAGCGAGGGTGTGAGCCTGGAGCTCAATACACAGACGCGCATCAGCCGGGTGGGGCAGGGGATCGAACTGCTCGAAGGCGAAGTCGAAGTCCTCGCCGACGTGGCACAGCCGCTCAAGGTCCAGGCGGGCCAGGGCTGGCTGAGCGCGGCCCAGGCGCGGTTCAACGTGCGGCATACCGATCGCAACGTCTGCGTGACCTGTATCGAGGGGTGGCTGTCGGTGGACGTCGCCGGGCGTAATGTACGCCTGGAGAGTGGCCGGCAACTGACCTACGGCGCGGCGGGCATGGGTGAAGTGACGAGCGTCGATGCCCACGCGGTAGTGGCCTGGCGTGAGCAGGTGCTGGTGTTCAACAACGCAACGTTGGCGACGGTGGTGGATGAGATCAACCGATATCGACCGGGGATGTTGGTGTTGCTGAACAAGGAACTGGGCAAGCGGCGAGTGCAGGCGCGGTTCAGCTTGCAGCAGTTGGCGGGGGTGGCGCTGTTGATTCGGGATGCTTATGGGGCCAGGTGTACGGAGTTGCCTGGGGGGGTGGTGTTGTTGAGTTAG
- a CDS encoding RNA polymerase sigma factor: MKNTGQSTMVSLFLASYEDFKVRLRKRLGSEDLANDVLHETYLRVDRMDMPPNLQQPNAYLYRMALNIAADRRQADARLLTGSEVEELLQSADEVLDPSRVVGGQKEIQSLVKALYELPARRRKILIAARLEEAPHLEISQRFGISTRMVEKEIKAALGYCAQRLERKVIQRFGPGAGKPS; this comes from the coding sequence ATGAAAAATACCGGGCAGAGCACAATGGTCAGCTTGTTCCTGGCGTCCTACGAGGACTTCAAGGTGCGGTTGCGCAAGCGCCTGGGCTCGGAGGACCTGGCCAACGACGTGCTGCACGAAACCTACCTGCGGGTCGACCGCATGGACATGCCGCCAAACCTTCAGCAGCCCAATGCCTACCTGTACCGCATGGCCTTGAACATCGCCGCCGACCGCCGCCAGGCCGACGCGCGCCTGCTGACCGGCAGCGAGGTGGAAGAGCTGCTGCAAAGCGCCGACGAAGTCCTGGACCCGTCGCGGGTGGTGGGTGGCCAGAAAGAAATCCAATCGCTGGTCAAGGCCCTCTACGAACTGCCGGCACGCCGGCGCAAGATCCTCATCGCCGCGCGTCTGGAAGAGGCGCCGCACCTGGAAATCTCCCAGCGTTTCGGCATTTCCACACGCATGGTCGAGAAAGAAATCAAGGCTGCCCTGGGCTACTGTGCCCAGCGCCTGGAAAGAAAAGTGATTCAGCGGTTCGGTCCCGGGGCCGGGAAACCGTCTTAG
- a CDS encoding secretin and TonB N-terminal domain-containing protein gives MLLLLTGTPPAKAEPPLLSLDLPAQDLEHALQAYSRATGMAVLVDRELTLGRRSISVRGRFTAQEALAMLLTGSGLMARYARSDAFTLQLPEVSQPPATRGTAARNAARINNSYATALQQAIETSLCRSPLTRPGSFRALVQVWVNPQGLIEHSRLVSSTGDEQRDEALVRSLATARVERPAPSSLRQPVTLLLMPDTTGTRMECTAANGAWGG, from the coding sequence TTGCTGTTGCTGCTGACGGGCACGCCGCCCGCCAAGGCAGAGCCCCCGTTGTTGAGCCTGGACCTGCCGGCACAAGACCTGGAACACGCACTGCAAGCGTACAGCCGTGCCACCGGCATGGCGGTGCTGGTCGACCGCGAACTGACGCTGGGCCGGCGCTCCATCAGTGTGCGCGGGCGCTTCACGGCACAGGAGGCTCTGGCGATGTTGCTGACAGGGAGTGGCCTGATGGCACGTTATGCACGCAGCGATGCGTTTACCCTGCAACTGCCCGAGGTCAGCCAGCCGCCTGCAACCCGTGGTACGGCGGCACGCAATGCCGCGCGCATCAACAACAGCTACGCCACGGCCTTGCAGCAGGCCATCGAGACCAGCCTGTGCCGCTCGCCGCTGACCCGGCCCGGCAGTTTTCGGGCACTGGTGCAGGTGTGGGTCAACCCGCAAGGGCTGATCGAACACAGTCGGTTGGTCAGTTCCACCGGCGATGAACAACGCGATGAAGCACTGGTACGCAGCCTGGCAACCGCGCGGGTCGAACGCCCGGCACCGAGTTCCCTGCGCCAACCGGTGACTTTACTTTTGATGCCTGACACAACAGGAACGCGCATGGAATGCACAGCAGCAAACGGAGCCTGGGGCGGATGA
- a CDS encoding type II secretion system protein GspJ, with amino-acid sequence MNPSQKGFTLIEVMVAIMLMALVSLIAWRGLDSVNRADQHLQASTEQTEAVLRALNQLQRDVSLRASVELNPPKDRAAPSDGLAAVTVRSSDSKGFRLDVIRSAPVAGDGLQRVRWWLKGDNLYRAVAPARDRFPLPAAKDGVVVLTGVSDLQVRVWEADKGWRQLSGNRREDPLGLEVSLVRQTAQGVERYRQVLGLVW; translated from the coding sequence ATGAACCCATCGCAGAAGGGTTTTACGCTGATCGAGGTGATGGTGGCGATCATGCTCATGGCGCTGGTCAGCCTGATTGCCTGGCGGGGGCTCGACAGCGTTAACCGGGCCGATCAGCACTTGCAGGCGAGCACGGAACAGACCGAGGCGGTGTTGCGGGCGTTGAACCAGTTGCAGCGCGACGTCAGCCTGCGCGCCAGTGTGGAACTGAACCCGCCGAAAGACCGCGCGGCCCCATCGGACGGGTTGGCGGCGGTGACGGTGCGCAGTTCCGACAGCAAGGGGTTTCGGTTGGATGTGATCCGCAGTGCGCCGGTCGCGGGGGATGGGTTGCAGCGGGTGCGTTGGTGGCTCAAGGGCGACAACCTGTACCGCGCGGTCGCGCCGGCGCGGGATCGCTTTCCGTTGCCGGCGGCGAAGGATGGGGTGGTGGTGTTGACGGGGGTCAGTGATCTGCAGGTGCGGGTGTGGGAGGCGGATAAGGGGTGGCGGCAGTTGAGTGGGAATCGGCGGGAGGATCCGTTGGGGTTGGAGGTGAGTCTGGTGCGGCAGACGGCGCAGGGGGTGGAGCGGTATCGGCAGGTGTTGGGGTTGGTTTGGTAG
- the gspH gene encoding type II secretion system minor pseudopilin GspH, with product MKQHGFTLIELMVVLVIIGIASAAISLTIKPDPLQLLRKDAERLSQLLQVAQAEARADGRPITWRADAKGFRFNRPSEDGLGVEAFQGDAQLRPRLWESTPMQINIEPRQTLVLNAEWINPPVRVVLSDGQHRLSLQRDAAGLMRVVSQP from the coding sequence ATGAAACAGCATGGCTTTACCCTGATCGAACTGATGGTGGTGCTGGTGATCATCGGCATCGCCAGCGCCGCCATCAGCCTGACCATCAAGCCCGACCCACTGCAGCTGCTGCGCAAAGACGCCGAACGCCTGAGCCAACTGCTGCAAGTGGCCCAGGCCGAAGCCCGCGCCGACGGCCGCCCGATCACCTGGCGCGCCGACGCCAAGGGCTTTCGCTTCAACCGCCCCAGCGAGGACGGCCTGGGCGTGGAAGCCTTCCAGGGCGACGCCCAACTGCGCCCGCGCCTGTGGGAGAGCACCCCGATGCAAATCAACATCGAGCCGCGGCAAACCCTGGTGCTCAACGCCGAATGGATCAACCCGCCCGTGCGTGTGGTGCTGTCTGACGGGCAACACCGTCTCAGCCTGCAACGCGATGCTGCGGGCTTGATGCGCGTGGTGAGCCAGCCATGA
- a CDS encoding type II secretion system protein N produces the protein MAFALRFSPAHGVQALGVLAALAGVAVWTPLLLTSAESHTPQVAPQALATRSDNPALQWFSTVPAAVQVKVSGVLAGARGAVAILSLNEGPPRSFLLGEHLSPGVRLTAIAGDSVEIERAGEKVRVPLDTLPQAPALPRFTRP, from the coding sequence ATGGCATTTGCCCTTCGTTTTTCACCGGCCCATGGCGTACAGGCCCTGGGCGTGCTGGCGGCGTTGGCCGGCGTTGCGGTATGGACGCCGCTGCTGCTCACCTCTGCCGAATCCCATACGCCCCAGGTTGCGCCCCAGGCGCTGGCGACGCGCAGTGATAACCCCGCGCTGCAATGGTTCTCCACGGTGCCGGCGGCGGTGCAGGTCAAGGTTTCGGGGGTGCTGGCCGGGGCACGTGGTGCGGTGGCGATCCTCAGCCTCAACGAGGGCCCGCCGCGCAGCTTTTTACTCGGCGAGCACCTCAGCCCCGGCGTGCGCTTGACGGCCATCGCGGGTGACAGCGTCGAGATCGAGCGCGCGGGCGAGAAGGTGCGCGTGCCCCTCGACACATTGCCGCAGGCGCCGGCCTTGCCACGGTTCACTCGGCCTTGA
- the gspI gene encoding type II secretion system minor pseudopilin GspI has protein sequence MYGRRNAQGFTLIEVLVALAIIAVAMAAAVRVAGLMTQSNGLLRDKSMALLAAHSRLAELRLEGRASPGKRTFTCDQGRLKLRCEQTISIGPDNRLLQVNVQVLDASRDAPPLARLETSLARPQVKAE, from the coding sequence ATGTACGGCCGTCGCAACGCGCAAGGTTTTACCTTGATAGAAGTGCTGGTGGCGCTGGCGATCATCGCCGTGGCCATGGCCGCCGCCGTGCGCGTGGCCGGGCTGATGACCCAGAGCAACGGCCTGCTGCGCGACAAGTCCATGGCGTTGCTGGCGGCACACAGTCGTCTGGCGGAATTGCGCCTGGAGGGGCGTGCGAGCCCCGGCAAGAGGACGTTCACGTGTGATCAGGGGCGCTTGAAACTGCGCTGCGAACAAACCATCAGCATCGGCCCCGATAACCGGCTGTTGCAGGTCAATGTGCAAGTGCTGGACGCCAGCCGCGACGCACCACCCCTGGCCCGCCTGGAAACCTCGCTGGCCAGGCCGCAGGTCAAGGCCGAGTGA
- the gspG gene encoding type II secretion system major pseudopilin GspG, with translation MDIARLTSPTPGPRGQRGFTLIEIMVVVVILGILAAMVVPKVLDRPDQARATAAKQDIAGLMQALKLYRLDHGTYPTMNQGLKVLVERPADAKNSNWRAYLDRLPNDPWGHPYHYLNPGANGEVDVFSLGADGQPDGEGVNADIGSWQL, from the coding sequence ATGGATATCGCGCGCCTAACATCCCCCACGCCAGGCCCTCGCGGGCAACGTGGCTTTACCCTGATCGAGATCATGGTGGTGGTGGTCATCCTCGGGATCCTCGCGGCCATGGTGGTACCCAAGGTGCTCGACCGCCCGGACCAGGCGCGGGCTACCGCCGCGAAACAGGACATCGCCGGGTTGATGCAGGCGCTGAAACTCTATCGCCTCGACCACGGCACTTACCCCACTATGAACCAGGGTCTCAAGGTGCTGGTGGAACGCCCGGCCGATGCGAAGAACAGCAACTGGCGCGCCTATCTCGACCGCCTGCCCAACGACCCATGGGGCCACCCTTATCACTACCTCAACCCGGGCGCCAACGGTGAGGTCGATGTGTTCTCCCTGGGCGCCGACGGCCAACCGGATGGCGAAGGCGTCAATGCCGATATCGGCTCCTGGCAGTTGTAA
- the gspK gene encoding type II secretion system minor pseudopilin GspK, with amino-acid sequence MKRYSSAAAKQRGMAIISALLIAAVVAVIAGGMLTRQTVFTRSLEAEQLRVQGQWLLQGGLERSRQLLWAARQKDVLTRLDQPWVRIQAGVFEGRIDDEQGKFNLRNLVNREQLDAEQLHNFERLCRTLGVDPAVSRRISQRVIASYAQKGLPAKYPMLRSLDDLSGLEGLTPEVLQRLQAYISVLPGNTWVNGNTASAEVLSAVVPQLSLSQAHGLVAERDNGHWFINRGDFVNRLHLPQVAVDSVQVGITSEWFRLQGQARRERRRVTIDALLHRPEDREPKVIWSRVGV; translated from the coding sequence ATGAAACGGTATTCGTCCGCAGCGGCGAAGCAGCGCGGCATGGCGATTATCAGCGCCTTGCTGATCGCCGCGGTGGTGGCGGTGATCGCCGGCGGCATGCTCACGCGCCAGACCGTCTTTACCCGCAGCCTGGAAGCCGAACAGTTGCGTGTGCAGGGCCAATGGCTGTTGCAGGGTGGCCTGGAACGCAGCCGTCAGCTGCTCTGGGCGGCGCGCCAGAAGGACGTGCTGACGCGCCTTGACCAGCCCTGGGTGCGCATCCAGGCCGGCGTGTTCGAGGGGCGGATCGACGATGAACAGGGCAAGTTCAACCTGCGCAACCTGGTTAACCGCGAACAGCTCGACGCCGAGCAATTGCACAACTTCGAGCGCCTGTGCCGCACCCTTGGCGTGGACCCGGCCGTCAGCCGCCGCATCAGCCAACGGGTGATCGCTTCCTACGCACAAAAGGGGTTGCCCGCCAAATACCCGATGCTGCGCAGCCTCGACGACCTGAGTGGCCTCGAAGGCCTGACCCCCGAGGTGTTGCAGCGCTTGCAGGCCTACATCAGCGTGCTGCCTGGCAATACCTGGGTCAACGGCAACACCGCCAGCGCCGAAGTGCTCAGCGCGGTGGTGCCGCAGCTCAGCCTGTCCCAGGCCCATGGGCTGGTGGCCGAGCGCGACAATGGCCATTGGTTTATCAACCGTGGGGATTTCGTCAACCGTCTGCACTTGCCCCAGGTGGCGGTGGATTCGGTGCAAGTGGGCATTACCAGCGAGTGGTTTCGCCTGCAGGGCCAGGCGCGGCGCGAGCGCCGTCGAGTGACGATCGACGCGTTGTTGCATCGCCCCGAAGACCGTGAACCCAAGGTGATCTGGTCGCGGGTGGGCGTATGA
- the gspL gene encoding type II secretion system protein GspL, translating into MKRLRIGLPPLDQVSAESRVKFAWLDRGVVVSEGHESLTQLGKSRQAVDCFLHPRDSLLTSLELPPLPAAKTHAAVACAAQALILGALDQMHVAHGPRDSQGRVQVGWVPKAGLEQLAQILAQVQLKLRGLYPAPYALPVGAAALDDGYLLTRDSLQQGTVHPLGLQALDLPLVDATQRWTGALPGWGLHGHLNQTASGGWGRALACVALATVIWTLGLNLYAARQVDEGQRLKALMSQQVRQAFPELPVVLNPLQQARQQLAARQTGAAADPGQRFTSLLQIGGSNLPFMVGSVDSLVFEQGRLHLGLLADTHSPTLPGEAQAALAQAGFTATRDDHGWTLGLAQPAEQAGASDE; encoded by the coding sequence ATGAAACGCTTGCGCATTGGCTTGCCGCCGCTGGACCAGGTCAGCGCTGAAAGCCGGGTGAAATTTGCCTGGCTAGACCGCGGTGTGGTGGTGTCCGAAGGGCATGAAAGCCTGACGCAATTGGGCAAGAGCCGGCAGGCCGTGGACTGTTTTCTGCACCCGCGTGACAGCCTGCTCACCAGCCTTGAGCTGCCGCCATTACCCGCTGCAAAAACCCATGCGGCGGTGGCCTGTGCGGCGCAGGCGTTGATCCTCGGCGCGTTGGACCAGATGCACGTGGCCCACGGCCCGCGCGACAGCCAGGGGCGCGTCCAGGTGGGCTGGGTGCCCAAGGCCGGCCTGGAACAGTTGGCCCAGATACTGGCGCAGGTCCAGCTCAAGCTGCGTGGCCTGTACCCGGCGCCCTATGCCTTGCCGGTAGGCGCTGCGGCGTTGGACGACGGGTATCTGTTGACCCGCGATAGCCTGCAACAAGGGACGGTTCATCCATTGGGATTGCAGGCGCTCGATCTGCCGCTGGTGGACGCCACCCAACGCTGGACTGGCGCGCTGCCCGGTTGGGGCCTGCACGGCCACCTCAATCAAACGGCCAGCGGTGGTTGGGGCAGGGCGCTGGCCTGTGTCGCCCTGGCCACCGTCATCTGGACCCTCGGCCTGAACCTCTACGCGGCGCGCCAAGTGGACGAAGGCCAACGGCTCAAGGCCTTGATGAGCCAACAGGTACGCCAGGCATTCCCCGAATTGCCGGTGGTGCTCAACCCCTTGCAGCAGGCCCGCCAACAGCTGGCCGCGCGGCAAACCGGCGCGGCGGCCGACCCCGGCCAGCGCTTTACCAGCCTGTTGCAGATCGGCGGCAGCAACTTGCCGTTCATGGTGGGCAGCGTCGACAGCCTGGTTTTCGAACAAGGGCGCTTGCACCTTGGGTTGCTGGCCGACACTCACAGCCCGACGCTGCCAGGCGAGGCGCAGGCCGCGTTGGCCCAGGCCGGTTTTACCGCGACCCGCGATGACCACGGCTGGACCCTTGGCCTGGCGCAACCGGCAGAGCAAGCGGGAGCCAGCGATGAATAA
- the gspM gene encoding type II secretion system protein GspM, which translates to MNKWRRLRSQAQGFWRGLALREQRLLSGASLVLAGMLTWLVLVQPALKKIDYWQAETPKLRAQAAALQVLLQGVTAPRHADESALRQALDSAGLQGRYQLQALETGGWRLTFDNAPADAVVDWLLGNPRAFSLEVSEARLQRSADAVDNSAGTVSGTVRMDQALGAKEAS; encoded by the coding sequence ATGAATAAGTGGCGCCGTCTGCGTAGCCAGGCCCAGGGCTTCTGGCGCGGCCTGGCCCTGCGTGAACAACGCCTGCTCAGCGGCGCCAGCCTGGTCCTGGCGGGCATGCTGACCTGGCTGGTGCTGGTGCAGCCTGCGTTGAAGAAGATCGACTACTGGCAGGCCGAAACCCCGAAATTGCGCGCCCAAGCCGCCGCCTTGCAGGTGCTGTTACAGGGCGTCACGGCGCCTCGGCACGCCGACGAAAGCGCACTGCGCCAGGCCCTGGACAGCGCCGGCCTGCAAGGCCGCTATCAGTTGCAGGCCCTGGAAACCGGTGGCTGGCGCCTGACATTCGACAACGCCCCGGCCGATGCCGTGGTGGACTGGTTGCTGGGCAACCCCCGTGCATTTTCCCTGGAGGTGTCCGAGGCGCGCTTGCAGCGTAGCGCGGACGCCGTCGACAACTCGGCCGGCACTGTGTCCGGGACCGTTCGCATGGATCAGGCGCTTGGCGCTAAGGAAGCTTCATGA
- the gspD gene encoding type II secretion system secretin GspD, which produces MKWSVPNPAPFRKVAPLLLLALSACSHNPPPDTPLLVDSELGQPLADTRRSGETMLDRQREPAPTPRVQHPLTNSARAHAPSTVKARNPLGDQPVQLNFVDADIQAVVRALSRATGQQFLVDPRVKGNLTLVSEGQVPAHQAYDMLLAALRMQGFSVVDVGGVAQVVPEADAKLLGGPIYSAGSSGMQTRTFRLQYENAVNLIPVLRPIVSPNNPINAYPGNNSIVITDYAENLARVAQIIDGIDTPGAIDTDVVKVQNGIAVDIATMVSELLDTQGADQTQKINVVGDPRSNSIIIRAGSPERTELARNLIYKLDNAQSNPSNMHVVYLRNAQAGKLAQSLRGLLTGESESGVSEEARGKLSAMGGTGQTTQGNTTTQNSSGTPTGSGVPSAYGQTGTTGTSANGSTASDQNTAFSAGGATIQADATTNTLLISAPDPLYRNLREVIDMLDQRRAQVVIESLIVEVGEDDASEFGVQWQAGNLAGKGGFGGVNLGGSGVNGTPTSKTSIDVLPKGLNIGLVNGTVDIPGIGKVLDLKVLARALKSKGGTNVLSTPNLLTLDNEAASIFVGQTIPFVTGSYVTGGGGTSNNPFQTVQREEVGLKLNVRPQISEGGTVKLDIYQEVSSVDSRASVAAGTVTNKRAIDTSILLDDGQIMVLGGLLQDGYSQSNDAVPWLSDIPGLGALFRNEKRSVSKTNLMVFLRPYIIRDGGAGRSITLNRYEFMRRAQGGLQPERSWAMPDVQAPQLPSVEKAIPGAQQQQQGPRAVIRAVPVSGSGGRP; this is translated from the coding sequence ATGAAGTGGTCAGTCCCCAACCCCGCGCCTTTTCGAAAGGTCGCGCCGCTGCTGTTACTGGCCTTGAGCGCGTGCAGCCATAACCCGCCGCCCGACACGCCGTTGCTGGTGGACAGCGAGCTTGGCCAGCCCTTGGCCGACACCCGGCGCAGCGGCGAAACCATGCTCGATCGCCAGCGCGAACCGGCGCCCACGCCGCGCGTCCAGCACCCGCTGACCAACAGTGCCCGTGCTCATGCCCCGAGCACCGTCAAGGCGCGCAACCCGCTGGGCGATCAGCCGGTGCAACTGAATTTCGTCGACGCCGATATCCAGGCCGTGGTGCGTGCGCTGTCCCGTGCCACCGGTCAGCAATTCCTGGTCGACCCACGGGTTAAAGGCAACCTGACCCTGGTCAGCGAAGGCCAGGTGCCGGCGCATCAAGCCTATGACATGCTGTTGGCGGCGTTGCGCATGCAGGGGTTCAGCGTGGTCGACGTCGGCGGTGTGGCCCAGGTGGTGCCCGAGGCCGATGCCAAGTTGCTCGGCGGGCCGATCTACAGCGCCGGCAGCAGCGGCATGCAGACGCGGACCTTTCGCCTGCAATATGAAAACGCGGTGAACCTGATTCCAGTGCTGCGCCCCATCGTGTCGCCGAACAACCCGATCAACGCCTACCCCGGCAACAACAGCATCGTCATCACCGACTACGCGGAAAACCTCGCGCGGGTGGCGCAGATCATCGACGGCATCGATACCCCCGGCGCCATCGACACCGACGTGGTGAAGGTGCAGAACGGCATTGCCGTGGACATCGCCACCATGGTCAGCGAACTGCTGGATACCCAGGGCGCCGACCAGACCCAGAAGATCAACGTGGTCGGCGACCCACGCTCCAACTCGATCATCATTCGCGCCGGCAGCCCCGAGCGCACCGAGCTGGCGCGCAACCTGATCTACAAGCTCGACAACGCCCAGAGCAACCCGAGCAATATGCACGTGGTGTACCTGCGCAACGCCCAGGCGGGCAAGCTGGCGCAGTCGCTGCGCGGCTTGCTCACCGGCGAGAGCGAGTCGGGTGTCAGCGAGGAAGCGCGGGGCAAGCTCAGCGCCATGGGTGGCACTGGCCAGACGACCCAGGGCAACACCACCACGCAGAACAGCAGCGGTACGCCCACCGGCAGCGGCGTACCGTCCGCGTATGGCCAGACCGGCACCACCGGCACCAGCGCCAACGGCAGCACCGCCAGCGATCAGAACACCGCGTTCAGCGCCGGCGGCGCGACCATCCAGGCTGATGCCACCACCAACACGTTGCTGATCTCCGCGCCCGACCCGCTGTACCGCAACCTGCGCGAAGTGATCGACATGCTCGACCAGCGCCGCGCCCAGGTGGTGATCGAAAGCCTGATCGTCGAAGTCGGCGAAGACGACGCCAGTGAATTTGGCGTGCAATGGCAGGCTGGCAACCTGGCGGGCAAGGGCGGCTTCGGCGGCGTCAACCTGGGCGGCAGCGGGGTCAATGGCACGCCCACCAGCAAGACCAGCATCGACGTATTGCCCAAGGGCCTGAATATCGGTCTGGTCAATGGCACCGTGGACATCCCCGGCATTGGCAAGGTGCTCGACCTCAAGGTGCTGGCCCGTGCGTTGAAGAGCAAGGGCGGTACCAATGTGCTGTCGACGCCGAACCTGCTGACCCTGGACAACGAAGCCGCGAGCATTTTTGTCGGGCAGACCATTCCGTTCGTCACCGGCAGTTATGTGACGGGCGGCGGTGGCACCAGCAATAACCCGTTCCAGACCGTGCAGCGTGAAGAAGTGGGGCTCAAGCTGAATGTGCGCCCGCAGATCTCCGAGGGCGGCACGGTGAAGCTGGATATTTACCAGGAGGTCAGCAGCGTGGATTCCCGGGCTTCGGTGGCGGCGGGCACGGTGACCAACAAGCGCGCGATCGATACCAGCATCTTGCTGGACGACGGGCAGATCATGGTGCTTGGCGGGTTGTTGCAGGATGGCTATAGCCAGAGCAATGACGCGGTGCCTTGGCTCTCGGATATTCCGGGGTTGGGGGCGTTGTTTCGCAATGAAAAGCGCAGTGTGAGCAAGACCAATTTGATGGTGTTTTTGCGGCCTTACATTATTCGTGACGGTGGGGCGGGGCGCAGTATTACGTTGAATCGGTATGAGTTTATGCGCCGGGCGCAGGGTGGGTTGCAGCCGGAGCGTAGTTGGGCGATGCCGGATGTGCAGGCGCCGCAGTTGCCTTCGGTGGAGAAGGCGATTCCTGGGGCGCAGCAACAGCAGCAGGGGCCGCGGGCGGTGATTCGGGCGGTGCCGGTTTCTGGTTCTGGGGGGAGGCCGTGA